A section of the Castanea sativa cultivar Marrone di Chiusa Pesio chromosome 12, ASM4071231v1 genome encodes:
- the LOC142619264 gene encoding LEAF RUST 10 DISEASE-RESISTANCE LOCUS RECEPTOR-LIKE PROTEIN KINASE-like 2.3, whose amino-acid sequence MVRELPFTAGLTALTVFVLVHQTCSTQNSIHQCAPSSCGNIQNISYPFRLKSDPQTCGDPRYELSCESNHTVLLLYAEKYNVQEINYSNYTIRVVDSGIYKDNYFSTPSYSSDQFFISQRSSQQIAPFYILSNYNVMVFMSCERPVNTPFYLDTSTCIDNGDYSSNSSISHSKRYKYVTIDARVMDVKDSCRLEQMVLTSRPGNDHPNISCSEIHNDLVYGFELSWIQVICDRYCGGNSCYRNDLNRVQCDSKIGLGRRLLYFFEEWLVTLYYFFKGRQPPYVDYLSIAYNWYLLLNIVLLYLTAKMVLGAPCVVALLIYKWCRRHLSTNDAVEEFLQSQNNFMPIRYSYLEIRKMTKGFKDKLGEGGYGSVYKGKLQSGRLVAIKMLDNFKANGQDFINEVATIGRIHHMNVVQLIGFCAKGPKRALIYEFMLNGSLDKYIFSLEERIPLSIEKIYEISLGVAHGIEYLHRGCDIQILHFDIKPHNILLDENFTPKVSDFGLAKLFLADDSIVSLTAARGTLGYMAPELFYKNIGGVSYKADVYSFGMLLLEMASRRKNFNALADHSSQIYFPTWVYDQVSEGNDIIMEDVTEEEKKTINKMIIVALWCIQMKPSDRCSMNKVVEMLVGEVECLQMPSKPFLSSLADVGDNLNPTCSTMQSGESSQSTQF is encoded by the exons ATGGTGAGAGAATTACCCTTCACTGCAGGGCTCACTGCCCTTACTGTTTTTGTACTAGTCCATCAAACTTGCAGTACTCAGAATAGTATTCATCAATGTGCCCCTTCTTCCTGCGGAAATATCCAGAACATAAGCTATCCGTTTCGATTGAAGAGCGATCCACAAACCTGCGGCGACCCAAGGTATGAACTGTCGTGTGAGAGCAATCATACGGTGTTGCTCTTATATGCTGAAAAATACAATGTACAGGAAATCAATTACAGTAACTACACAATCCGGGTGGTGGACTCAGGTATATACAAGGACAATTACTTCTCCACTCCGAGTTATTCTTCGGATCAATTTTTCATATCTCAACGGAGTTCTCAACAGATCGCTCCTTTTTATATCCTGTCAAACTACAACGTTATGGTTTTCATGAGCTGTGAAAGACCAGTGAATACTCCATTCTATTTGGATACTTCTACTTGCATTGACAATGGAGATTATTCTTCCAACTCTTCTATTTCTCATTCTAAGAGGTATAAATATGTTACAATTGATGCAAGAGTGATGGATGTGAAGGACTCGTGCAGATTAGAGCAGATGGTTCTGACATCGCGGCCAGGAAATGATCATCCAAATATTTCCTGTTCAGAAATCCACAATGATTTGGTATATGGTTTTGAGCTTTCATGGATTCAAGTTATTTGTGACCGTTATTGTGGAGGGAATTCTTGCTACCGCAATGACTTGAACCGTGTTCAATGCGACAGCAAGATAG GATTGGGTAGAAGACTACTTTATTTCTTTGAGG AGTGGCTAGTAACTCTATATTACTTTTTCAAAG GAAGGCAACCTCCATATGTAGATTATTTATCTATCG CTTATAATTGGTACTTACTACTAAACATCG TATTGTTATATCTTACAGCAAAAATGGTCTTGGGGGCTCCATGTGTGGTTGCCCTTTTGATATATAAGTGGTGTAGGAGGCATTTATCAACAAATGACGCTGTCGAAGAATTTCTGCAAAGCCAAAATAACTTCATGCCAATTAGGTATTCTTACTTAGAAATTCGGAAGATGACCAAAGGTTTTAAGGATAAATTGGGAGAAGGAGGTTATGGCTCTGTGTATAAAGGGAAGCTTCAAAGTGGCCGACTTGTAGCTATTAAGATGCTAGATAATTTCAAAGCTAATGGGCAAGATTTTATCAATGAAGTTGCAACAATTGGAAGGATTCACCACATGAATGTGGTGCAACTCATTGGCTTTTGTGCCAAGGGACCAAAGCGCGCCCTTATATATGAATTCATGCTTAACGGTTCGCTAGACAAATACATTTTTTCTCTAGAAGAAAGAATCCCTTTAAGTATTGAGAAAATATACGAGATTTCTCTTGGAGTGGCTCATGGAATTGAATATCTACATCGAGGATGTGACAtacaaattttgcattttgataTCAAGCCCCATAACATTCTACTTGATGAGAACTTCACCCCAAAAGTTTCTGATTTTGGGCTTGCAAAACTTTTTCTTGCAGATGATAGCATAGTGTCATTGACTGCTGCAAGAGGAACACTAGGATATATGGCTCCAGAGTTGTTCTATAAAAACATCGGAGGCGTCTCCTATAAAGctgatgtttatagttttggcATGTTATTGTTGGAAATGGCAAGCAGAAGAAAGAACTTTAATGCATTAGCAGATCATTCAAGCCAAATATACTTTCCAACTTGGGTTTATGATCAAGTTAGTGAAGGAAATGACATAATAATGGAAGATGTCACAGAGGAGGAGAAGAAAACAATTAATAAGATGATCATAGTCGCATTATGGTGCATACAGATGAAGCCTAGTGATCGGTGTTCAATGAACAAAGTTGTAGAAATGCTTGTAGGAGAAGTTGAATGCTTACAAATGCCTTCTAAGCCTTTCCTATCATCACTAGCGGATGTAGGAGACAACTTAAATCCAACTTGCTCGACAATGCAATCAGGTGAATCAAGTCAATCAACTCAATTTTAA